Proteins from one Thioflavicoccus mobilis 8321 genomic window:
- a CDS encoding PilZ domain-containing protein — MAIQSSNGTNGPDRRRHLRLPMTIPVSIMARDGACHTVQSQDISWGGVRFLAPKTALEGLKSVTVTFPWSNGTKFSAVAEVVRKDSADDERALVAARFSQLSTADQHRLEKLLRMLHGMDEQGDAPRIAMAPVLEIFFGDSDDIHVKLDEIIEGRLTATVFECYEPGQSIRLVLGGIADVPALRLRARVIKTKAVSINADSEWPLFKLELRFEHPAEELKAAAASLGNQLESSRPGSEEVSDDLAENDLLPSRTNLA; from the coding sequence ATGGCGATCCAATCCAGCAATGGCACGAACGGTCCGGATCGGCGCAGGCACCTTCGGCTGCCGATGACGATCCCGGTGAGCATCATGGCCCGGGACGGCGCGTGCCATACGGTGCAGAGTCAGGACATCTCTTGGGGCGGCGTGCGGTTCTTGGCGCCGAAGACGGCCCTGGAGGGCCTGAAGTCGGTGACCGTGACCTTTCCATGGAGCAATGGCACGAAGTTTTCCGCCGTCGCCGAGGTCGTGCGCAAAGACAGTGCCGATGACGAGCGAGCGCTCGTCGCGGCGCGTTTCTCCCAGCTTTCGACCGCGGATCAGCACCGGCTGGAGAAGTTGCTCCGGATGCTGCATGGCATGGACGAGCAGGGCGATGCCCCGAGGATTGCGATGGCCCCGGTACTGGAGATCTTCTTCGGCGATTCCGATGACATCCATGTGAAGCTGGACGAGATCATCGAGGGTCGGCTCACGGCGACGGTCTTCGAATGTTACGAGCCGGGCCAGAGTATCCGGCTCGTTCTCGGTGGCATCGCCGACGTGCCGGCACTGCGTCTGCGTGCCCGGGTGATCAAGACAAAGGCGGTGAGCATAAACGCGGACTCCGAATGGCCGTTGTTCAAACTGGAACTGCGCTTCGAGCATCCTGCCGAGGAACTCAAGGCGGCGGCCGCGTCGCTCGGGAATCAGTTGGAGTCCAGCCGGCCTGGCTCAGAGGAGGTCTCCGACGATCTCGCCGAGAACGATCTGTTGCCGTCTAGAACTAACTTGGCCTG
- a CDS encoding aminotransferase class V-fold PLP-dependent enzyme: MRDEFPLVSEILHLNHAGVGPWPRRTVEAVTRFAAENAHRGSLRYPDWLAAEQRLRERLARLINAAPSDIALVKSTSEALSIIAHGLHWRPGDNIVGITQEFPSNRIVWESLASQGVTLRQLDIDRSAQPEDDLLTLCDENTRLVAVSSVQYARGLRLDLARLGTSCRARGIRLCIDAIQSLGAFPFDLRVVGADFVVADGHKWMLGPEGLALLYVSPALREELELRQFGWHMVAERGQFERRDWRPAPDATRFECGSPNMLGVHALEASLSLLDEVGIDQVAAAIGERVARLIELTDRHGFELLSPRSAPLRAGIVTFRVPDRDQQALYQALMGSGVLCAQRGAGIRFSPHFHTSEETIEQAMTLTAALAHQL, encoded by the coding sequence ATGCGCGACGAATTCCCGCTAGTCTCGGAGATCCTCCACCTCAATCACGCCGGCGTCGGCCCATGGCCGCGGCGCACCGTCGAGGCCGTGACCCGCTTCGCCGCGGAGAACGCGCATCGAGGCTCGCTGCGCTATCCCGACTGGCTCGCCGCCGAACAGCGCCTTCGCGAACGCCTGGCCCGCCTCATCAACGCCGCGCCGAGCGACATCGCGCTCGTGAAGAGTACCTCCGAGGCGCTCTCGATCATCGCCCACGGATTGCACTGGCGGCCCGGCGACAACATCGTCGGTATCACCCAGGAGTTCCCTTCCAACCGCATCGTCTGGGAATCCCTGGCATCGCAGGGCGTGACGCTCCGCCAGCTCGACATCGATCGCTCCGCCCAGCCCGAGGACGACTTGCTCACCCTCTGCGACGAGAACACGCGCCTCGTCGCGGTCAGCTCGGTGCAATATGCGCGCGGACTCCGCCTCGACCTGGCACGGCTCGGCACGAGTTGCCGGGCACGTGGCATCCGCCTCTGCATCGACGCGATCCAAAGCCTCGGCGCCTTCCCCTTCGACCTGCGCGTGGTCGGCGCGGATTTCGTCGTCGCCGATGGCCACAAGTGGATGCTCGGCCCCGAGGGACTGGCGCTGCTCTATGTCTCGCCGGCGCTCCGCGAAGAACTGGAGCTGCGCCAATTCGGCTGGCACATGGTCGCCGAGCGTGGTCAGTTCGAGCGTCGAGATTGGCGCCCAGCTCCAGATGCCACGCGCTTCGAATGCGGGAGTCCCAACATGCTTGGCGTCCATGCCCTCGAGGCGAGTTTGTCGCTACTCGATGAGGTCGGCATCGACCAGGTGGCAGCCGCGATCGGCGAGCGTGTGGCCCGTCTCATCGAGCTCACCGACCGCCACGGTTTCGAGTTGCTCAGTCCGCGATCGGCGCCGCTCCGTGCCGGGATCGTCACCTTCCGGGTACCCGACAGAGATCAGCAGGCCCTGTACCAGGCGCTGATGGGGAGCGGGGTCTTGTGCGCCCAACGCGGCGCGGGCATACGCTTCTCGCCCCATTTCCATACGAGCGAGGAGACCATCGAGCAGGCGATGACGCTCACCGCGGCGCTGGCGCACCAGCTGTGA
- a CDS encoding cache domain-containing protein — MKQILVGIAAAAFVIPALASDIATPEEAKAMSEKARAAVNEMGSEKAFEAFADPDGGFQEKDLYVFCMDMDGVMLSHAVKPGLVGKNLLDFDKYGDLLFQDMIAVAKDSDEGWVDYSWPYPGTDEIKPKTSYIATNDEGFFCGVGAYK; from the coding sequence ATGAAGCAAATCCTGGTAGGTATCGCGGCCGCCGCTTTCGTCATCCCGGCCCTCGCCTCGGACATAGCCACCCCCGAGGAGGCCAAGGCGATGAGCGAGAAGGCGCGCGCCGCCGTCAACGAGATGGGCAGCGAGAAGGCCTTCGAGGCCTTCGCCGACCCGGACGGCGGTTTCCAGGAGAAGGACCTCTATGTCTTCTGCATGGACATGGATGGCGTGATGCTGTCCCACGCCGTGAAGCCTGGGCTGGTCGGCAAGAACCTGCTTGATTTCGACAAGTACGGCGATTTGCTGTTTCAGGACATGATCGCCGTCGCCAAGGACTCCGACGAGGGTTGGGTCGACTACAGCTGGCCCTATCCGGGCACCGACGAGATCAAGCCGAAGACCAGCTACATCGCGACCAATGACGAGGGTTTCTTCTGCGGTGTCGGCGCCTACAAGTAG
- a CDS encoding glycosyltransferase, producing MRVLMISDVYFPRVNGVSTSIQTFARELVAKGHAVTLIAPDYGRPAAAEPFEIIRIPSRYLPLDPEDRILRITPLRRRHRALTERGYDLVHIQTPFVAHYAGLGLARRLGVPAVASYHTFFEQYFDKYVTFLPSAWLRFVARHFSAAQCNDVDGLVVPSRAMLEVLRGYGVATPAQVIPTGIQLGQFRRGDGAAFRARHDIAPEQPVLVHVGRIAHEKNIEFLLRMLVEVKTRVPDVLLVIAGEGPARRALQTLAAQLGVAEHVRFVGYLDRGGPLEDCYSAGDVFVFASRTETQGLVVLEALALGIPVVSTAVMGTREVLADGRGSLIAEEDETDFANKVVRLLRNPGLREELGRTARHYAEEWSAPVLADRMLAFYRKVLERRHDAQLLPITADDPKV from the coding sequence ATGCGTGTGCTGATGATCTCCGACGTCTACTTCCCCCGCGTCAACGGGGTTTCGACTTCGATCCAAACCTTCGCCCGAGAGCTCGTCGCCAAGGGCCATGCCGTCACCCTGATCGCCCCCGACTACGGCCGCCCTGCTGCGGCCGAACCCTTCGAGATCATCCGCATCCCGTCGCGCTATCTGCCGCTCGACCCGGAGGACCGCATCCTGCGCATCACCCCGCTGCGGCGCCGTCACCGGGCGCTGACGGAACGCGGCTACGATCTGGTCCACATCCAGACACCCTTCGTCGCGCATTATGCCGGACTCGGCCTGGCGCGCCGCCTCGGAGTCCCGGCCGTCGCGAGTTATCATACCTTCTTCGAACAGTACTTCGACAAGTACGTCACCTTCCTGCCCTCGGCCTGGCTGCGCTTCGTCGCCCGCCACTTCTCCGCCGCGCAGTGCAACGACGTCGACGGACTCGTCGTGCCCTCGCGGGCGATGCTCGAGGTGCTGCGCGGCTATGGTGTCGCGACCCCGGCTCAGGTGATCCCAACCGGGATTCAGCTCGGACAGTTTCGCCGCGGCGACGGCGCCGCCTTCCGCGCCCGCCATGACATCGCCCCCGAGCAGCCGGTCCTCGTCCACGTCGGGCGCATCGCCCACGAGAAGAATATCGAGTTCCTGCTGCGGATGCTGGTCGAGGTCAAGACCAGGGTGCCGGACGTCCTGCTGGTGATCGCTGGCGAAGGCCCGGCGCGCCGCGCGCTCCAGACCCTTGCTGCCCAACTCGGCGTCGCCGAGCATGTCCGCTTCGTCGGCTATCTCGACCGTGGTGGACCGCTCGAGGACTGTTACAGCGCCGGCGACGTCTTCGTCTTCGCCTCACGCACCGAGACCCAAGGCCTGGTGGTCCTGGAGGCCCTGGCGCTCGGGATACCGGTCGTCTCCACGGCCGTCATGGGCACCCGCGAGGTCCTCGCCGATGGCCGCGGCAGCCTGATCGCCGAAGAGGACGAGACGGATTTCGCCAACAAGGTCGTACGGCTCCTGCGCAACCCTGGCTTGCGCGAGGAGCTCGGCCGCACCGCACGCCACTACGCCGAGGAGTGGTCTGCTCCCGTCCTCGCCGATCGGATGCTCGCCTTCTACCGCAAGGTCCTGGAGCGCCGCCACGACGCCCAGTTGTTACCGATAACCGCCGACGATCCCAAGGTCTGA
- a CDS encoding chaperone modulator CbpM — protein MRQTVIDIEGVLLDEGITVTFAELRQLCGSSAQALEELVDEGVLHPRGGAPEQWRFSGCEVGRARRLLRLQRDLELNLAGAVLALELVEQIEGLRARLRLLERGVDR, from the coding sequence ATGCGGCAGACAGTCATCGATATCGAGGGCGTGCTGCTCGACGAGGGCATCACCGTGACCTTCGCCGAGCTGCGGCAGTTGTGCGGCTCGAGCGCCCAGGCGCTCGAGGAGCTCGTCGACGAGGGCGTGCTGCATCCGCGTGGCGGTGCGCCCGAGCAATGGCGGTTCAGTGGTTGCGAGGTCGGGCGTGCCCGTCGCCTGCTGCGCTTGCAGCGTGATCTCGAACTGAACCTCGCCGGTGCCGTACTCGCGCTGGAGCTTGTGGAACAGATCGAGGGATTGCGGGCTCGCTTGCGGCTGCTGGAGCGGGGCGTGGATCGTTGA
- a CDS encoding DnaJ C-terminal domain-containing protein: MEYKDYYKILGVSRDASADDIKRAYRRLARKYHPDVSKEPNAEARFKEVNEANEVLKDPEKRSAYDALGSGWQAGQEFRPPPGGGFEQHHEFHFRPEDMAQFSDFFSSLFGRGAHAGQGGRGTRQRRGEDQNARLRVGLEEAYAGATRQLRLDEPIIGADGRISSRTRTLNVRIPAGVTQGQQIRLAGQGMPGVGGGSAGDLYLEIDLAAHPHFRVDGKDIHVQVPIAPWEAALGASIPVPTLGGSVNLKVPAGSQSGRRLRLKGRGLPGDPPGDELVELEIVTPPAHTDAEKAFYRRMAETFSFNPRAKLGV; this comes from the coding sequence ATGGAATACAAGGACTACTACAAGATACTCGGCGTCTCTCGCGACGCCTCGGCCGACGACATCAAGCGGGCCTACCGGCGGCTCGCCCGCAAGTATCACCCCGACGTTAGCAAGGAGCCGAATGCCGAGGCGCGCTTCAAGGAGGTCAACGAGGCCAACGAGGTCCTCAAAGACCCCGAAAAACGGTCCGCTTATGATGCCCTCGGCAGCGGCTGGCAAGCCGGGCAGGAGTTTCGCCCACCGCCCGGCGGTGGCTTCGAGCAGCACCATGAGTTTCACTTTCGCCCGGAGGACATGGCCCAGTTCAGCGATTTCTTCTCGAGCCTTTTCGGGCGCGGGGCACACGCCGGCCAAGGTGGCCGAGGGACCCGCCAACGGCGCGGCGAGGATCAGAACGCGCGCCTGCGCGTCGGTCTCGAGGAGGCCTACGCCGGCGCAACTCGCCAGTTGCGCCTCGACGAGCCGATTATCGGTGCGGACGGCCGGATTTCATCGCGCACTCGCACCCTGAACGTGCGCATCCCCGCCGGGGTGACCCAGGGCCAGCAGATCCGGCTCGCCGGCCAGGGGATGCCCGGCGTCGGCGGCGGGTCGGCCGGTGATCTCTATCTCGAGATCGACCTGGCGGCGCATCCGCACTTTCGCGTCGACGGCAAGGATATCCACGTCCAGGTGCCGATCGCCCCGTGGGAGGCGGCACTCGGGGCGAGCATCCCGGTACCGACGTTGGGCGGGTCCGTCAATCTCAAGGTGCCGGCCGGGTCGCAGAGCGGGCGGCGGCTGCGGCTCAAGGGACGTGGTCTCCCCGGCGATCCGCCCGGCGATGAACTGGTCGAGCTGGAAATCGTGACGCCTCCGGCGCACACGGACGCCGAGAAGGCCTTCTATCGCCGCATGGCGGAGACCTTCTCCTTCAATCCCCGGGCGAAGTTGGGAGTGTGA
- a CDS encoding AAA family ATPase yields MTDLHDLELLLRSTTPLLLIESLEEPRIVELFTRLALRLGAPAFCWTVTDGLRRVEYEGPPQRDLATPTAVLRHIKATTQHGVYLLLDFHPFLDDPVNVRLIKEIAQGYDGLPRTLVLVSHALTAPVEVRHLSARFELRLPDRNRLLALIREEAQAWQEAIAGRSFRANRDAVAQLTRNLLGVSESDARRLIRNAVRKDGAITLEDVREVTRAKYELLSPEGVIGFDYDTASFADVAGLDNLKDWIERRRGGLLGAGDAVDRPRGIMLLGVQGGGKSLAAKAVAGQLGIPLLRLDFGALYDKYYGETEKNLRRALQTADLMAPCVLWMDEIEKGLATGGDHDGLARRVLGTLLTWMAEPRSAAFIVATSNHIQRLPAELVRKGRLDEIFFVDLPDTAVRREIFAIHLRRRGLDPERFDLDGLAAGSDGFTGAGIEQAVVSARYAARAAGGEPTTETITDEIGRTQPLAVVMDTQIAALRAWAHGRTVAAHRTAADGEASVQEQAAGIV; encoded by the coding sequence ATGACCGATCTGCACGACCTCGAGCTCCTGCTACGCTCCACGACTCCGCTGCTGCTGATCGAGTCGCTGGAGGAGCCGCGCATCGTCGAACTCTTCACCCGTCTCGCCCTGCGTCTCGGGGCGCCGGCGTTTTGCTGGACCGTTACCGACGGCCTGCGCCGTGTCGAATACGAAGGCCCGCCGCAGCGCGACCTCGCTACCCCGACAGCGGTGCTGCGCCATATCAAGGCGACGACCCAGCACGGGGTCTATTTGCTGCTCGACTTCCACCCCTTCCTCGACGATCCGGTCAATGTCCGTCTGATCAAGGAGATTGCCCAAGGCTACGACGGACTGCCGCGCACCCTGGTCCTCGTCAGTCATGCGCTGACGGCCCCGGTCGAGGTGCGCCACCTGAGCGCCCGCTTCGAGCTGCGCCTGCCCGATCGTAACCGGCTCCTGGCGCTGATCCGCGAGGAGGCGCAGGCCTGGCAGGAGGCGATCGCCGGACGCAGCTTCCGCGCCAATCGCGACGCCGTCGCCCAGCTCACCCGCAATCTGCTCGGTGTCAGCGAGTCCGATGCCCGACGGCTGATCCGCAATGCGGTCCGCAAGGACGGGGCGATCACGCTGGAGGACGTGCGCGAAGTGACGCGCGCCAAATATGAGCTGCTGAGCCCCGAGGGTGTCATCGGCTTCGATTACGACACGGCGAGCTTCGCCGACGTCGCCGGCCTCGACAATCTAAAGGACTGGATCGAACGGCGCCGAGGCGGCCTGCTCGGCGCGGGCGATGCGGTCGATCGCCCGCGCGGTATCATGTTGCTCGGGGTCCAGGGCGGCGGCAAGAGCCTGGCGGCCAAGGCCGTCGCCGGGCAACTCGGCATCCCGTTGCTGCGGCTCGACTTCGGTGCCCTTTACGACAAGTATTATGGAGAGACCGAGAAGAACCTGCGTCGTGCCCTGCAGACGGCCGACCTGATGGCCCCTTGCGTCCTGTGGATGGACGAGATCGAGAAGGGCCTGGCGACCGGTGGCGATCACGATGGCCTCGCTCGGCGGGTCCTCGGCACGCTGCTCACCTGGATGGCCGAACCGCGCAGCGCCGCCTTCATCGTCGCTACCTCGAACCATATCCAGCGCCTGCCCGCCGAGCTTGTCCGCAAGGGGCGTCTCGACGAGATTTTCTTCGTCGATCTGCCCGACACTGCCGTGCGCCGCGAGATCTTCGCGATCCATCTGCGTCGCCGCGGCCTCGACCCAGAGCGCTTCGATCTCGATGGCTTGGCGGCAGGCAGCGACGGCTTCACCGGCGCTGGCATCGAACAAGCCGTGGTCTCGGCCCGCTATGCGGCCCGCGCCGCCGGCGGCGAGCCGACGACGGAAACCATCACCGACGAGATCGGTCGAACCCAGCCGCTGGCGGTCGTCATGGACACCCAGATCGCCGCCCTGCGCGCCTGGGCCCACGGGCGAACGGTCGCCGCCCATCGCACAGCGGCCGATGGCGAGGCGAGCGTGCAGGAGCAGGCGGCGGGGATCGTTTGA
- a CDS encoding CPBP family intramembrane glutamic endopeptidase → MRETGLFFLYLFVCLIGAAVLTVPLMQTGWLDYPPQRVMGRLAQIFILLGLWPFLRWRGLATRQALGYGVARDRLARAVALGWFAGVAILLALILALLSLDVRVLDPTPEGGAAWLVAKALQALVAGLLIAVLEETFFRGALYAGIRRTKGIAAAVGWSALLYALLHFMKPSGLPDGVAFDWVGALQMFLHVFAGVLQWSHLDSLAALFLVGVFLALVRERSGHIGWCIGLHAGWVFVIQVTRRLTDGDADARLAFLAGDYDGVIGWLAAVWIGLLAVAFWRGSAASSSGRAD, encoded by the coding sequence ATGCGCGAGACCGGGCTGTTCTTCCTTTACCTCTTCGTCTGCCTGATCGGTGCCGCCGTGTTGACAGTGCCGCTGATGCAGACCGGCTGGCTCGACTATCCTCCTCAGCGCGTGATGGGTCGCCTCGCGCAGATCTTCATCCTGCTCGGTCTTTGGCCCTTCCTGCGCTGGCGCGGTCTCGCAACGCGTCAGGCCCTCGGTTACGGCGTCGCCCGGGACAGGCTTGCGCGCGCCGTCGCGCTCGGCTGGTTCGCGGGGGTTGCGATTCTGCTCGCACTGATCCTGGCGCTGCTCTCGCTCGACGTGCGGGTGCTCGATCCGACGCCGGAGGGCGGCGCGGCCTGGCTGGTCGCCAAGGCCCTTCAGGCCCTCGTTGCCGGTCTGCTGATCGCGGTCCTGGAGGAGACCTTCTTTCGCGGCGCTCTCTACGCCGGGATCCGGCGCACCAAGGGCATAGCAGCGGCCGTCGGCTGGTCGGCGCTGCTCTACGCTCTACTGCACTTCATGAAGCCCTCGGGGCTGCCGGACGGCGTGGCCTTCGACTGGGTCGGCGCCCTACAGATGTTCTTGCACGTCTTCGCCGGGGTGCTGCAATGGTCGCACCTGGACTCGCTCGCCGCGCTGTTCCTGGTCGGTGTCTTCCTCGCCCTGGTACGCGAGCGTAGCGGCCACATCGGCTGGTGCATCGGGTTGCATGCCGGCTGGGTCTTCGTCATCCAGGTGACGCGGCGCCTCACCGACGGCGACGCCGACGCCCGGCTCGCCTTCCTCGCCGGCGATTACGACGGCGTGATCGGCTGGCTGGCGGCGGTCTGGATCGGGCTGCTCGCCGTCGCGTTCTGGCGCGGCTCGGCCGCGTCCTCCAGCGGACGGGCGGACTGA
- a CDS encoding glycosyltransferase family 9 protein: MKILLVRLSAIGDVLFATPLIDALRRAHANAEIVWLAQPECAPLIEGHPGLDAVLVWPRREWLALWRARRFAALIGEFAAFRRRLRAEHFDLAIDLQGLLKSGLLAWLSGAPQRVGLGSREGSQWLMTRTIPRGGDARRIGSEYRHLAATLGLPSEEFSMALHLARADEAFAEAQVRKYALGDGYAVLCPFTTRPQKHWLESRWAELADRLAGELGLRSVLLGGPGDRAAAKRIRTATRSDLVSLVGETSLREAAAVIAGARLLVGVDTGLGHMGIALRRPSLLLFGSTRPYLDTGRPDAQVLYHALDCSPCRRDPTCEGRFTCMRLIAVDECLAAARELLGRSAG; this comes from the coding sequence GTGAAGATCCTCCTGGTCCGTCTCTCCGCCATCGGCGATGTCCTCTTCGCGACGCCGCTGATCGATGCCCTGCGCCGCGCTCACGCGAACGCCGAGATCGTCTGGCTGGCCCAGCCCGAGTGCGCTCCGCTGATCGAGGGCCATCCGGGCCTCGACGCCGTGCTGGTCTGGCCGAGGCGCGAGTGGCTCGCACTCTGGCGGGCACGGCGCTTCGCCGCGCTGATCGGCGAGTTCGCCGCCTTCCGCCGTCGACTGCGGGCCGAGCATTTCGATCTGGCCATCGACCTTCAAGGACTCCTGAAGAGCGGGCTCCTCGCCTGGCTGAGCGGGGCGCCGCAACGCGTCGGCCTCGGTTCGCGCGAGGGCAGCCAATGGCTGATGACGCGCACCATCCCGCGCGGCGGCGATGCGCGGCGGATCGGCTCCGAATACCGCCACCTGGCCGCGACCCTGGGCCTTCCAAGTGAAGAATTCTCGATGGCCCTGCACCTGGCCCGGGCCGACGAGGCCTTCGCCGAGGCCCAGGTGCGCAAGTACGCCCTCGGTGACGGCTACGCGGTCCTCTGCCCCTTCACGACCCGGCCGCAGAAGCACTGGCTCGAGTCCCGTTGGGCCGAACTCGCCGATCGACTGGCGGGAGAGCTTGGCCTGCGATCGGTCCTGCTCGGCGGGCCGGGCGATCGCGCCGCGGCCAAGCGCATCCGCACCGCGACCCGCTCCGACCTCGTCAGCCTCGTCGGCGAGACCAGCCTGCGCGAGGCCGCTGCCGTCATCGCCGGAGCGCGGCTGCTCGTCGGCGTCGACACCGGCCTCGGCCACATGGGCATCGCGCTGCGCCGCCCGAGCCTGCTCTTGTTCGGCTCGACGCGACCCTACCTCGACACCGGTCGACCGGACGCCCAGGTCCTCTACCACGCCCTCGACTGCTCGCCCTGCCGCCGCGACCCGACCTGCGAGGGTCGTTTCACCTGCATGCGCCTGATCGCCGTCGACGAGTGCCTGGCGGCGGCCCGCGAGCTGCTCGGACGAAGCGCCGGATGA
- a CDS encoding glycosyltransferase: MKVLHVEAGRHLYGGAQQVLYLLEGLAAAGVANVLACPRGSDLAQAARASAEVHELAMGGDLDLGLVRRLARLIERCQPDLVHLHSRAGADVLGAFAARRHGLPVVLSRRVDNPEPRWLVALKYRLYDRVVTISDGIAQVLLAEGLPPNKLRVVRSAIASEPFARACVRGQIAAALGMPGDALWLGVVAQLIPRKGHRYLIAALPRLVAEFPRLHVVFFGQGPLAAELGRAVADAGLAERVHLVGFRADLADCLPCLDLLVHPATMEGLGVALLQAASAAVPVVATRVGGIPEAVVDGVTGLLVPPGDSAALGEACRKLLGDQARRRRMGAAGQARMRAEFSPAAMVAGNLAVYRELVTTVL; encoded by the coding sequence ATGAAGGTCTTGCACGTCGAAGCCGGGCGCCATCTCTACGGCGGGGCCCAGCAGGTCCTCTACCTGCTCGAAGGGCTCGCGGCGGCAGGAGTAGCCAACGTCCTCGCCTGTCCGCGTGGCAGCGACCTGGCACAGGCGGCCCGTGCGAGCGCCGAGGTCCATGAATTGGCGATGGGCGGCGACCTTGACCTGGGACTGGTCCGGCGCCTGGCGCGCCTGATCGAACGCTGCCAACCGGATCTCGTGCATCTGCACAGTCGCGCCGGGGCCGACGTGCTCGGGGCGTTCGCCGCCCGTCGCCACGGTCTGCCGGTTGTCCTCTCGCGGCGCGTCGACAACCCAGAACCGCGCTGGCTGGTCGCCTTGAAATACCGCCTCTACGACCGCGTCGTCACGATCTCCGACGGGATCGCCCAGGTCCTGCTCGCCGAGGGTCTGCCACCCAATAAGCTGCGCGTCGTTCGCAGCGCCATCGCCAGCGAGCCCTTCGCCCGAGCGTGCGTCCGCGGGCAGATTGCCGCGGCCCTCGGCATGCCGGGCGATGCACTGTGGCTCGGCGTGGTCGCCCAGTTGATACCGCGCAAAGGCCACCGTTACCTCATAGCCGCTTTGCCGCGGCTCGTCGCGGAATTTCCGCGCCTGCACGTCGTCTTCTTCGGCCAGGGGCCGCTCGCCGCGGAGCTCGGCCGGGCGGTGGCCGACGCTGGTCTCGCCGAACGGGTCCATCTCGTCGGGTTTCGCGCCGACCTGGCCGACTGCCTGCCGTGCCTCGACCTGCTGGTCCATCCGGCGACGATGGAGGGACTCGGTGTCGCATTGCTCCAGGCCGCGAGCGCCGCCGTACCGGTGGTCGCGACGCGGGTCGGCGGAATCCCCGAGGCGGTGGTCGACGGCGTCACCGGCCTGCTCGTCCCACCCGGCGACAGCGCGGCACTCGGCGAGGCCTGCCGCAAACTGCTCGGCGATCAAGCGCGACGACGCCGAATGGGCGCCGCCGGGCAAGCGCGAATGCGCGCCGAGT